The following coding sequences are from one Gimesia sp. window:
- a CDS encoding N,N-dimethylformamidase beta subunit family domain-containing protein, with protein MLIGYVSDENYSALFDVAVEFQSDGQFFSTRSTASGAVIADLPEGEYIVILQHTDHCPKRVQMQVQAGQVYQFRLLSKKLYGFAWPRCVTAGEASEFRVHSTSEYQVELWRYGKEKEYIRRIGTFDDHAPLANLQVTPDGDYSQAGVNWNDIGYRGAVQRQSVTSPEKSGLYMFHIRNQSGDHFTFPWVVAPETPQSDIAILASDLTWNAYNNFGGRSNYLNPDGLPETPTVNSRQELRRYLKPSFGVYCVEEYPPLSLERPQPYLHIDLDEQLRDPIYSRMGCGMLHSEWRLLGWMEEQELSYDYYSETQFHLGTLPLDQYKVLILSSHPEYWSKQMYDRLKSWVFESGGRLIYLGGNGLNCEVEFLDDERVVYHNSDCTSWCGVAMDPPIPESESTYESRYHARQESEANLLGVVFSFAGIMTGAPYKVIDADHWSLAGTGLKADDLFGTESQHMRIPGGASGHETDKISPSSPPQVHLIAQGTNPDNGGADMIHYQTDSGGDVFSVGSICWITSMLVDNDVSRVTRNVIDQFTKSE; from the coding sequence ATGCTCATTGGATATGTCAGCGACGAAAATTACAGCGCGTTGTTTGATGTCGCGGTAGAATTTCAGTCCGACGGCCAGTTTTTCAGCACGCGTTCTACCGCTTCCGGCGCCGTGATCGCTGATCTGCCGGAAGGGGAGTACATAGTGATCCTCCAGCACACCGATCACTGCCCGAAGCGAGTGCAGATGCAGGTTCAGGCGGGACAGGTCTACCAGTTTCGCCTGCTGTCGAAAAAACTGTACGGCTTTGCCTGGCCTCGTTGCGTAACCGCCGGGGAAGCCTCCGAGTTTCGCGTGCATTCGACCTCCGAGTACCAGGTAGAGCTCTGGCGCTACGGCAAAGAAAAAGAATACATCCGCCGCATTGGTACTTTTGACGATCATGCACCACTGGCCAATCTGCAGGTCACCCCCGATGGGGATTACTCGCAAGCAGGTGTCAACTGGAACGACATCGGCTATCGTGGAGCCGTACAGCGCCAGTCGGTCACGTCACCGGAAAAATCGGGCCTGTATATGTTTCATATACGGAATCAGTCGGGGGATCATTTTACGTTTCCCTGGGTGGTGGCCCCGGAAACGCCACAGTCTGACATCGCGATTCTGGCCAGTGATCTGACCTGGAATGCTTATAACAACTTCGGGGGGCGAAGCAACTATCTGAATCCAGATGGACTGCCGGAAACTCCCACTGTGAACAGTCGTCAGGAACTGCGACGCTATCTGAAGCCTTCGTTCGGCGTCTACTGTGTCGAAGAATATCCTCCTCTGTCGTTGGAACGACCGCAGCCCTACCTGCACATTGATCTGGATGAGCAACTGCGGGATCCCATTTACAGCCGCATGGGATGCGGTATGCTACACTCTGAATGGCGTCTGCTGGGCTGGATGGAAGAACAGGAACTGTCTTACGACTATTACAGTGAAACACAGTTCCACCTGGGAACTCTGCCCCTGGATCAGTACAAGGTCCTTATCCTGAGCTCACACCCTGAGTACTGGTCGAAACAGATGTACGACCGGCTGAAGTCCTGGGTATTCGAATCCGGTGGTCGTCTGATTTACCTGGGAGGGAACGGTCTGAACTGCGAAGTGGAGTTCCTGGATGACGAACGCGTAGTCTATCACAATTCCGACTGCACAAGCTGGTGCGGCGTCGCCATGGATCCTCCCATTCCCGAATCGGAGTCGACCTATGAAAGTCGTTACCACGCGCGACAGGAATCGGAAGCCAACCTGCTGGGGGTCGTCTTCTCCTTTGCCGGGATCATGACGGGCGCTCCCTACAAAGTCATAGACGCCGATCACTGGTCCCTGGCAGGGACAGGTCTCAAGGCGGATGACCTGTTCGGCACAGAGAGTCAACATATGCGCATACCCGGCGGCGCTTCCGGGCACGAAACAGATAAAATCTCTCCCAGTTCGCCGCCACAGGTACACCTCATTGCGCAGGGAACCAACCCTGACAATGGGGGAGCCGACATGATTCATTATCAGACCGACTCGGGAGGGGACGTCTTCTCTGTCGGTTCGATCTGCTGGATTACCTCGATGCTAGTCGACAACGATGTTTCTCGAGTCACGCGGAATGTGATTGATCAGTTTACAAAATCAGAATGA
- a CDS encoding SBBP repeat-containing protein → MNRITRRMNMHVASLAVTLTALLFSSSLQAGQPTGKNEKPSARNVEWVQQAGGLKHDKIRGITVDAAGNCYVTGEFTETAEFGDQKVTSKGGMDFVLAKYSPEGKLLWIQTAGGTLIDRGYAVAVDKAGNAFVTGHFQSPEFQIGDQVLYNQGDYDYFIAKYNPDGKLIWAQSEGGAGYDYGHGIAVTPAGDCCVAGSFAGDVKIGDVTAPNKKGRSLFVAKYDNNGNLLWGQLAGNGRGQSGHQIGVDHVGNCYVCGYITGQVELAGEQVGTDTAVQDIFLAKLSPNGKLVWSVNSGGQANGLSTGVAVDSRGNCYITGMFKNEARFGDTVMKSRGTHDIFVARINADGTPAWACTGGGEKIDYGLGIAVDQHDNCYATGEFSDEVNFQGQHFKKLGGRDLYIARFAPNGKLDWLEIMGGEKSDLSYAIAVDKNDNCYLSGAFSPETRYQKHKLTSRGSNDIFLIKLSQ, encoded by the coding sequence ATGAACCGGATAACCCGTCGTATGAATATGCATGTCGCCAGTTTGGCAGTCACGCTGACTGCTCTTCTTTTCTCTAGCTCTCTACAGGCGGGGCAGCCGACCGGGAAGAACGAGAAGCCGTCAGCCCGGAACGTAGAATGGGTTCAGCAGGCTGGAGGTCTCAAACACGACAAGATCCGTGGGATCACCGTCGACGCAGCCGGAAACTGTTATGTGACCGGAGAATTTACGGAAACCGCTGAGTTCGGCGATCAGAAAGTCACCAGCAAGGGGGGCATGGATTTCGTCCTCGCTAAATACAGTCCGGAAGGCAAACTGCTCTGGATCCAGACCGCCGGGGGAACCCTGATTGATCGCGGTTACGCCGTGGCAGTCGACAAGGCCGGCAATGCCTTTGTGACCGGTCATTTCCAGAGCCCGGAATTTCAGATCGGCGATCAGGTTCTCTATAACCAGGGAGACTATGATTATTTCATTGCCAAATATAATCCAGACGGAAAACTGATCTGGGCTCAGAGTGAGGGCGGAGCAGGCTATGATTACGGCCATGGAATCGCAGTGACTCCCGCAGGTGACTGCTGTGTTGCCGGTTCATTCGCTGGTGATGTCAAAATCGGAGATGTCACTGCTCCGAACAAAAAAGGCCGTTCCCTGTTTGTCGCAAAATACGACAATAACGGAAATCTGCTCTGGGGACAGTTGGCTGGTAACGGTCGCGGTCAGAGCGGACATCAGATCGGCGTAGACCACGTCGGAAACTGCTATGTCTGTGGCTACATTACCGGACAGGTTGAACTGGCGGGAGAGCAGGTGGGAACGGATACTGCGGTACAGGACATCTTCCTCGCCAAACTCTCTCCTAATGGCAAGCTGGTCTGGTCAGTGAATTCCGGGGGACAGGCAAACGGTCTGAGCACCGGAGTGGCAGTGGACAGCCGCGGAAACTGCTACATCACCGGTATGTTCAAGAATGAAGCCCGCTTTGGTGACACCGTCATGAAGAGCAGGGGGACGCACGATATTTTCGTCGCCCGCATCAATGCAGATGGAACGCCTGCGTGGGCCTGCACCGGTGGTGGAGAAAAAATCGATTACGGGCTGGGAATCGCCGTCGATCAGCACGACAACTGCTACGCGACCGGTGAATTCAGCGATGAAGTCAACTTTCAGGGACAGCATTTCAAGAAACTCGGCGGCCGCGATCTGTATATCGCCCGCTTTGCTCCCAACGGAAAACTGGACTGGCTGGAGATCATGGGAGGCGAGAAAAGCGATTTGAGCTATGCGATCGCAGTCGACAAAAACGATAACTGCTATCTGTCCGGTGCGTTTTCACCAGAGACCCGCTATCAGAAACATAAACTGACCAGCCGGGGCAGTAATGACATTTTCCTGATCAAACTGAGTCAATAA
- a CDS encoding DUF1592 domain-containing protein, translating to MRLGSGYQAGRCFLLICVLACACSQTLSAQTPDPFTPLQATFANQQQAVLKKYCLNCHNTAEKQGELDLEQFRSVSDLRRNVTPWQRVVEMLRDGEMPPEDAKPQPTQAELASLQQWVQAVLDTEARANAGDPGPVVLRRLNNAEYTYTIQDLTGVPLEPAQQFPVDSAAGEGFTNVGNSLVMSPALIQKYFAAAKKISSHSVLLPDGIEFSSNTTRRDWTNEKLAAIREFYARYTASKGATAVNLQGIQFETNGGGRLPLAAYLQATLKEKEALQSGHKNLASVAREYDLNEKYLTLLWQTLTDNTPSVVLDQIRVFWNRAKPTDAPQLAELIQQWQSALWRFTTVGHIGKRGGPEAWQVPVQPVTTQQELRLKLPEVKSGDSVTLYLATSTAGDGNQGDFALWQNPRLIIPGQPELPLKEVRQYLAYLTAYRQRLLDHTAACLNVALEVETATEAVNLEKLAQKHGIEPVILHAWLACLGLDGGQPTIKGYITKQTEQIQNYDFVKGWVGEQALSVVANASDQGVRIPGEMLPLHVAVHPTPQRRVIIGWKSPMTGTVNVKGAVRRAHIGCGNGVDWRLELWRGNTRQMLASGNATTREASPVEVKESLKVRTGDMLLLGIGPRDGNHSCDLTDVDLTITPVTAGASAWNLAREISSDILAGNPHADQQGNPNVWHFFSEPDQPVSRVDVPAGSLLARWQTEADVETRKQLAAELQRLLKVGPGQLPENAPDRKLYWQLTSLRSPAFEALRQQYRSDRQAVIELTDDQAYGLDPKLFGKHPTGTTVEPTALCVQAPAVIEVRLPPELAAGVEFVATGTLHAPTSQQGTVQLKVSTEKPESLTELHAGAFRSGGKKSTWSDGEKPVIPISPVLVSENSQVKERVLAQFAEFRNLFPAALCYTRIVPVDEVVTLTLYYREDEHLQRLMLNPDQTAELNRLWDELHFISRSPLRQVDAYEQLWQFATQDADPSAFTPMREGILRQADAFRTRLQATEPIHIEAILKFADRAWRRPLSSAEQSELKTLYAQLREQKLSHTEAIQMLLARVLVSPVFLYRTEAAPSGSQPALVSDHELASRLSYFLWSSLPDQELRELAAQGKLRDPAVLKQQVTRMLQDPRIRRMAIEFGCQWLHVRNFDQFDEKSQRHFPEFTELRSDMYEEVIRFFTDLLQQNRPLLAILDADYVWANQRLAKFYGLQGVAGSDWQRVEGVEQQSRGGILAMAATLSKQSGASRTSPILRGNWVSEFLLGEKLPRPPKDVPVLPEEVPANLTERQLIEQHSADPACAKCHKRIDGFGFTLEQFDGIGRLRNKDAKGHPIDDASVLPDGTVVTGIAGLRNYLLNERRDDFLRAFNRRLLGYALGRSVQLSDEPLLDQMTTQLKQDDYRITTAIQAIVLSPQFRMIRGAEQQSVSSVTAD from the coding sequence ATGCGTTTGGGATCTGGATATCAGGCTGGTCGCTGTTTTCTACTCATCTGTGTGTTGGCTTGTGCCTGTAGCCAGACTCTTTCAGCACAGACGCCAGACCCATTTACTCCCCTGCAGGCAACTTTCGCCAATCAGCAGCAGGCTGTGCTCAAAAAGTACTGTTTGAACTGTCACAATACCGCCGAGAAACAGGGCGAACTCGATCTGGAACAGTTCCGCAGTGTGTCTGATCTCCGCCGGAATGTGACTCCCTGGCAACGGGTTGTGGAGATGCTCCGTGATGGAGAGATGCCCCCCGAGGACGCAAAGCCGCAACCCACGCAGGCGGAACTCGCATCGTTACAGCAGTGGGTGCAGGCAGTTCTTGATACGGAAGCCCGGGCAAACGCCGGAGATCCCGGCCCCGTTGTGTTGCGCAGGCTGAATAACGCCGAGTACACCTATACGATTCAGGATCTGACAGGAGTCCCTCTGGAACCGGCGCAGCAGTTTCCCGTCGACAGTGCTGCCGGCGAAGGTTTCACAAACGTGGGAAATTCGCTGGTGATGTCTCCTGCTTTGATCCAGAAATACTTCGCTGCCGCTAAGAAAATATCCAGTCACTCGGTCCTGCTGCCGGATGGTATCGAGTTCTCTTCGAATACCACCCGCAGGGACTGGACGAACGAAAAACTGGCTGCGATTCGCGAATTCTATGCTCGTTATACTGCAAGCAAAGGCGCTACCGCGGTCAATCTGCAGGGGATCCAGTTCGAAACCAATGGCGGAGGGCGACTTCCCCTCGCAGCTTATCTGCAGGCAACACTCAAAGAAAAGGAAGCACTTCAGTCGGGGCATAAAAACCTTGCGTCCGTCGCACGTGAATACGATTTGAACGAGAAATATCTGACCCTGCTCTGGCAGACCTTGACTGATAATACTCCCTCCGTAGTGCTCGACCAGATTCGTGTTTTCTGGAATCGCGCGAAACCGACGGATGCCCCTCAACTGGCAGAGCTGATTCAACAGTGGCAGTCGGCACTCTGGCGGTTCACAACAGTTGGTCATATCGGTAAACGGGGCGGACCCGAAGCCTGGCAGGTTCCAGTGCAACCGGTCACCACACAACAGGAACTGCGTTTGAAGCTACCCGAAGTAAAAAGTGGCGATTCGGTTACTCTCTACCTGGCGACCAGTACCGCCGGTGATGGAAATCAGGGTGACTTCGCACTCTGGCAGAATCCGCGCTTGATCATTCCCGGACAGCCGGAATTACCCTTGAAAGAAGTTCGTCAATATCTCGCGTATCTGACCGCCTACCGCCAGCGTCTTCTGGATCATACGGCTGCCTGTCTGAATGTCGCGCTGGAGGTGGAAACGGCAACAGAAGCGGTCAACCTGGAAAAACTGGCGCAGAAGCACGGCATCGAACCAGTAATTCTGCATGCCTGGCTGGCCTGTCTGGGCCTGGATGGCGGGCAGCCGACAATCAAGGGATACATTACAAAGCAGACTGAGCAAATTCAGAACTATGATTTCGTCAAAGGCTGGGTCGGCGAGCAAGCTTTGAGTGTCGTGGCAAATGCATCCGATCAGGGTGTGCGAATTCCCGGCGAAATGCTGCCACTCCATGTCGCCGTACATCCCACCCCCCAGCGGCGGGTGATCATTGGCTGGAAAAGTCCCATGACCGGCACGGTCAATGTCAAAGGCGCTGTCAGGCGGGCACATATCGGTTGTGGCAATGGCGTCGACTGGAGACTGGAATTGTGGCGCGGCAATACGAGACAGATGCTGGCTTCCGGGAATGCCACCACCCGGGAAGCGTCTCCCGTGGAGGTCAAAGAATCACTCAAGGTACGAACCGGCGATATGCTGCTGCTCGGCATCGGTCCGCGGGATGGAAATCACTCCTGCGACCTGACGGACGTCGATCTGACAATCACTCCTGTGACAGCAGGAGCATCAGCATGGAATCTGGCTCGTGAGATTTCATCCGATATTCTGGCAGGGAACCCGCACGCCGATCAGCAGGGCAATCCCAATGTGTGGCACTTCTTCAGTGAGCCGGATCAGCCGGTCTCTCGCGTTGATGTTCCCGCTGGTTCGTTACTCGCCCGCTGGCAGACCGAAGCTGACGTTGAGACCCGCAAACAGCTGGCAGCAGAATTACAGCGTCTGCTAAAAGTCGGGCCGGGACAACTCCCCGAAAACGCTCCGGATCGAAAACTCTATTGGCAGCTAACATCCCTGCGCAGTCCCGCTTTTGAAGCACTCAGGCAACAATATCGGTCAGATAGGCAAGCAGTCATAGAACTGACTGACGATCAAGCATATGGTCTGGATCCAAAGCTGTTCGGCAAACACCCGACAGGCACGACTGTAGAGCCGACCGCGCTGTGTGTGCAGGCACCGGCTGTGATTGAAGTCCGCTTACCCCCCGAACTGGCTGCCGGCGTTGAATTCGTAGCCACTGGAACGTTACATGCCCCCACCAGTCAACAGGGAACCGTTCAACTTAAAGTGTCCACGGAAAAGCCAGAGTCGCTGACTGAGCTACACGCCGGCGCATTTCGGAGTGGGGGGAAGAAATCGACCTGGTCCGATGGTGAAAAGCCAGTGATCCCGATTTCGCCGGTGCTGGTCAGTGAAAACAGTCAGGTCAAAGAACGAGTCCTGGCACAGTTCGCTGAGTTCCGCAATCTGTTTCCTGCTGCCCTGTGTTACACGCGCATTGTTCCCGTCGATGAAGTCGTCACTCTGACACTTTACTATCGGGAAGACGAACATCTGCAACGGCTGATGCTGAATCCAGATCAGACTGCAGAACTGAATCGACTGTGGGACGAGCTGCATTTTATCAGTCGCTCACCCTTGCGACAGGTGGATGCCTACGAGCAGCTCTGGCAGTTCGCGACGCAGGACGCCGACCCGAGTGCCTTTACTCCCATGCGGGAAGGCATACTGCGACAGGCAGATGCATTTCGCACCCGACTTCAGGCAACTGAGCCGATACACATTGAAGCCATCCTGAAATTTGCAGACCGTGCCTGGCGGCGTCCACTCAGCTCTGCAGAACAATCCGAATTAAAAACACTCTATGCACAGTTAAGGGAGCAGAAACTGTCGCATACCGAAGCGATCCAGATGCTGCTGGCGCGGGTGCTGGTCTCTCCAGTCTTTCTCTACCGGACGGAAGCGGCTCCCTCCGGAAGTCAGCCCGCACTCGTCTCTGATCATGAGCTCGCTTCACGTTTAAGTTATTTTCTCTGGTCGTCGCTGCCCGATCAGGAACTCCGTGAACTGGCGGCCCAAGGCAAGCTCCGTGATCCAGCCGTTCTGAAACAGCAGGTAACGCGAATGCTGCAAGACCCTCGAATCAGACGTATGGCGATTGAATTCGGCTGCCAGTGGCTGCACGTGCGCAACTTTGATCAGTTTGACGAGAAGAGTCAGCGACATTTCCCAGAGTTCACAGAACTTCGCAGTGATATGTACGAAGAGGTGATTCGATTCTTTACCGATCTTTTACAGCAGAATCGTCCCCTCCTGGCCATCCTGGATGCGGACTATGTCTGGGCGAATCAGCGGCTGGCCAAATTTTATGGTCTACAGGGAGTGGCAGGATCAGACTGGCAGCGGGTAGAAGGAGTTGAGCAACAGTCCCGGGGGGGCATCCTCGCGATGGCGGCGACACTCTCGAAGCAGTCCGGCGCGTCACGAACGAGTCCGATCTTGAGAGGAAACTGGGTTTCGGAATTTCTACTGGGTGAGAAACTTCCCCGTCCTCCCAAAGACGTACCGGTTCTGCCGGAAGAAGTTCCTGCGAACCTGACCGAGCGACAACTGATTGAACAGCATAGTGCCGATCCTGCCTGTGCGAAATGTCACAAACGCATTGATGGCTTTGGATTCACTCTGGAACAATTCGACGGCATTGGGCGTCTGCGGAATAAAGATGCGAAAGGGCATCCGATCGACGATGCTTCGGTTTTACCCGATGGAACTGTAGTGACAGGAATCGCCGGTCTACGGAATTATCTGCTCAACGAGCGGCGGGATGATTTCCTGCGGGCCTTTAATCGGCGTCTGCTGGGCTATGCCCTGGGACGCTCGGTGCAGTTGTCTGATGAACCCCTGCTGGATCAGATGACGACTCAACTCAAACAGGATGACTACCGGATCACGACCGCGATTCAAGCCATTGTTCTCAGTCCGCAGTTCCGCATGATTCGCGGTGCAGAGCAACAGAGTGTCAGCAGCGTGACAGCGGACTGA
- a CDS encoding DUF1552 domain-containing protein, with protein sequence MSAFMTTRRTMLRGLGVTMALPWLESLRVWGAEAGTNEVQGEAPIRFAALFSGNGFHREHWWAKGSGKTMELGKVLEPLLPHREKMLFIQGLYNEEALKGNIHSSQTGNILTGAPLEAGGGIRSGISIDQMLAKQYGQTTKVPSLVLGCEKSNPSVHKNYSMLYSSHISWSSPTTPTPLEVYPALAFDRLFRKDASQSDQSVLDAVLSDARDLRRGISRSDKQKLDEYLNSVREVEQRIDRAGQRGELQGWRPTLDKPNVPRPADGIPQDIAEHMRLMCDILVLAFQTDATRFCTLKLNNDHSSLRFPNLGVDYMIHHLLSHQESNDWLKVNQFFLEQVAYIAAKLDAIQEGERTTLDNTMLMYCSSMLTGSHDATKLPVVILGRGGGKLETGRVLNYLDQPNRKMCSLYLSLMDRFGLHLDQFGDATERLAGL encoded by the coding sequence ATGAGCGCTTTTATGACAACCCGACGGACCATGCTGCGAGGGCTCGGCGTCACCATGGCATTGCCCTGGCTGGAATCATTGCGGGTCTGGGGAGCAGAAGCGGGCACGAACGAAGTTCAGGGAGAAGCTCCGATTCGGTTTGCAGCACTCTTTTCCGGCAATGGCTTTCACCGCGAACACTGGTGGGCCAAGGGGAGCGGCAAAACTATGGAACTGGGTAAGGTCCTTGAGCCGCTACTGCCACACCGGGAAAAAATGCTGTTTATTCAGGGGCTGTATAACGAGGAAGCGCTGAAAGGAAATATTCACAGTTCCCAGACGGGAAATATTCTCACGGGGGCGCCGCTCGAAGCAGGGGGCGGCATTCGCAGCGGAATCAGCATCGATCAGATGCTGGCGAAACAGTACGGTCAGACGACAAAAGTCCCCAGCCTGGTCCTGGGCTGCGAAAAGTCGAATCCGTCAGTCCACAAGAACTATTCGATGCTTTACAGCAGTCATATCTCTTGGAGTTCTCCAACAACGCCGACGCCCCTGGAAGTCTACCCGGCGCTGGCCTTTGATCGACTGTTCCGCAAAGATGCGAGCCAGAGTGATCAGAGTGTACTCGATGCTGTGCTGAGTGATGCTCGTGACTTGCGACGGGGCATCAGCCGCAGTGATAAACAGAAGCTGGATGAGTATCTCAATTCGGTTCGAGAAGTAGAACAGCGGATCGATCGGGCAGGGCAGCGAGGGGAATTACAGGGCTGGCGTCCCACGCTTGATAAACCGAATGTTCCCCGGCCAGCGGATGGCATTCCCCAGGACATCGCCGAGCATATGCGACTGATGTGCGATATTCTGGTACTGGCGTTTCAGACCGATGCGACTCGCTTCTGTACCCTGAAGCTGAACAACGATCATTCGTCTTTACGCTTTCCCAATCTGGGCGTGGATTACATGATCCACCACCTGCTTTCACATCAGGAATCAAACGACTGGCTCAAGGTCAATCAGTTCTTTCTCGAGCAGGTGGCCTATATTGCAGCCAAGCTGGATGCGATCCAGGAAGGGGAACGAACTACACTGGATAATACCATGCTGATGTATTGCAGCAGTATGCTCACCGGCAGTCATGATGCAACCAAACTGCCCGTCGTAATACTGGGCCGTGGAGGAGGCAAGCTGGAAACCGGACGGGTGCTGAATTATCTCGATCAACCGAATCGAAAAATGTGCAGCCTCTATCTGTCGTTAATGGACCGTTTCGGGTTGCACCTGGATCAGTTCGGCGATGCAACAGAACGCCTGGCAGGTCTCTAG
- a CDS encoding GntR family transcriptional regulator, with product MSIDQFSKGGAGQPKLKRQTLTQAVESRLRSEIIQGVYEPGTMLSEPVLSSELGVSRSPVREALLILERDGIVEFDERGRTRVATMTAADFEDLYLLRLAVEPMVAVHAAAQATSADYAAFEANMSAMQNTKTLAEISLLDMEFHDLLVASSRRSRLIATWRSLRPSLELWLAALHRRHEQITGRVKEITIDSHQELINTLRSGDGASIEKLMRGHIEGWYQWLPEMNELS from the coding sequence ATGAGTATAGATCAATTTTCGAAAGGCGGCGCCGGTCAGCCAAAACTGAAACGCCAGACCCTGACACAGGCTGTCGAATCTCGCTTGCGCAGTGAAATCATCCAGGGCGTGTACGAACCCGGGACAATGCTCAGTGAACCGGTGCTTTCTTCTGAATTGGGAGTCAGCCGATCTCCAGTCCGTGAGGCACTGTTGATCTTGGAGCGGGATGGTATTGTGGAATTCGATGAACGCGGGCGTACCCGGGTCGCGACCATGACCGCCGCTGACTTTGAAGATCTGTACCTGCTCCGCCTTGCGGTGGAACCGATGGTCGCAGTGCATGCGGCCGCCCAGGCAACTTCAGCCGATTATGCAGCGTTCGAAGCGAATATGTCGGCTATGCAGAACACGAAAACGCTGGCAGAGATCAGCCTGTTGGATATGGAATTTCATGATCTGCTGGTGGCCTCCAGCCGCCGCTCCCGGCTGATAGCCACCTGGCGCTCATTGCGCCCCTCTCTGGAACTCTGGCTTGCCGCCTTGCATCGTCGTCATGAGCAGATCACCGGCCGTGTTAAGGAAATCACAATCGATAGCCATCAGGAACTGATCAACACGCTCCGCAGCGGTGATGGAGCCTCGATTGAAAAACTGATGCGCGGGCATATCGAAGGCTGGTATCAGTGGCTGCCAGAAATGAATGAGCTTTCCTGA